A genome region from Struthio camelus isolate bStrCam1 chromosome 26, bStrCam1.hap1, whole genome shotgun sequence includes the following:
- the CREB3L3 gene encoding cyclic AMP-responsive element-binding protein 3-like protein 3 isoform X2, whose translation MASSVGGLNSLDLLDFLFDREDGILRGMELRMPAGPWQQDARAQDSKDFISSILGSGDSASDSPGWSPAASDSGVSEDPPSDQLDSPLGCCDGGLGEASYPYSDPGQPLLLLGVPGAPRPEVSIDLDMWHPGFFLEESQDPPAAPAPASCTLTVKDLLLSGSSDPLPVPSSLLRQSQGQCQELVLTEDEKKLLAKEGVSLPTQLPLTKYEERVLKKIRRKIRNKQSAQESRKKKKEYIDGLESRMSACTAQNQELQRKVLHLEKQNSSLLEQLKKLQALVVQSTNKAAQTGTCITVLLLSFALIVFPSVSPFASSKAEPDGDFGPVRVFSRSLHNAAASRVAYMQPQPGDEKPPEPLWPERPGEAPEILHKAFGSHTSPPHPDRASPRNSTQPLTPPVLSHGDGDGDGTMPGDGATPPLTWTKAGHSRPMVLEAAEEL comes from the exons ATGGCCTCCAGCGTGGGCGGCCTCAACAGCCTCGACCTGCTGGACTTCCTCTTCGACCGCGAGGACGGGATCCTCCGCGGCATGGAGCTGCGGATGCCCGCGGGCCCCTGGCAGCAGGACGCG CGTGCCCAGGACAGCAAGGACTTCATCAGCTCCATCCTGGGCTCCGGGGACTCAGCATCGGACTCTCCCGGCTGGTCGCCAGCTGCCAGTGACAGCGGGGTCTCCGAGGACCCCCCCTCCGACCAGCTCGACAGCCCCCTGGGGTGCTGCGACGGGGGGCTCGGCGAGGCCTCCTACCCCTACTCCGACCCcggccagcccctgctcctccTGGGGGTGCCTGGGGCCCCGCGCCCCGAGGTCTCCATCGACCTGG ACATGTGGCACCCGGGCTTCTTCCTGGAGGAGAGCCAGGACCCACCTGCGGCCCCCGCGCCAGCATCCTGCACCCTCACCGTCAAGGACCTGCTGCTCTCAGGCAGCTCTGACCCC ctgccggtgcccagctccctgctgcgGCAGAGCCAGGGGCAGTGCCAGGAGCTGGTGCTGACGGAGGACGAGAAGAAGCTGCTGGCGAAGGAGGGGGTGTCCCTGCCCACGCAGCTGCCCCTCACCAAG TATGAGGAGCGGGTGCTGAAGAAGATCCGGAGGAAGATCCGGAACAAGCAGTCGGCTCAGGAGAGCcgcaagaagaaaaaggagtatATCGACGGGCTGGAGAGCCG GATGTCGGCGTGCACGGCCCAGAaccaggagctgcagaggaaggtcctgcacctggagaagcAGAACTC GTCCCTCCTGGAGCAGCTGAAGAAGCTCCAGGCCCTCGTGGTGCAGTCGACCAACAAGGCAGCGCAGACAGGCACCTGCATCACA GTCCTGCTGCTCTCCTTTGCGCTCATCGTCTTCCCCTCCGTCAGCCCCTTCGCCTCCAGCAAGGCTGAGCCAGACGGCGACTTCGGGCCGGTGCGAG TTTTCTCCAGGTCCCTGCATAACGCGGCGGCCTCACGCGTGGCCTACatgcagccccagcccggggacgAGAAGCCCCCAGAGCCGCTGTGGCCAGAGCGCCCGGGTGAAGCCCCCGAGATCCTGCACAAAGCCTTCGGCAGCCACACGTCCCCCCCGCACCCGGACAGAGCCTCCCCCCGCAACAGCACGCAGCCGCTCACCCCACCAGTACTGAGCCATggtgatggggacggggatggcacCATGCCAGGGGACGGTGCCACACCACCGCTCACCTGGACCAAGGCTGGCCACAGCAGGCCAAtggtgctggaggcagctgaGGAGCTTTAA
- the SIRT6 gene encoding NAD-dependent protein deacylase sirtuin-6: MAVNYAAGLSPYSDKGKCGLPEIFDPPEELERKVRELADLIRSSSNVVFHTGAGISTASGIPDFRGPNGVWTMEEKGLSPKFDTTFENARPSKTHMALLGLQRVGILKFLVSQNVDGLHVRSGFPRDKLAELHGNMFVEECVKCGKQYVRDTVVGSMGLKPTGRLCSVTKARGLRACRGKLRDTILDWEDSLPDRDLTLADEACRKADLSVTLGTSLQIKPSGNLPLITKKRGGKLVIVNLQATKHDRQADLRIHAYVDDVMTKLMKHLGLEVPEWTGPVVVESAELIKPEQLFKFDLGARRPLKEDPISQHNGTTGVHSDLGTTLTEHRDSLKQDCPSLDTGPTTAKKMKVESLLT, encoded by the exons atggCGGTGAACTACGCGGCCGGGCTCTCGCCGTACTCGGACAAGGGCAAGTGCGGCCTCCCCGAG ATTTTTGATCCTCCGgaggagctggagaggaaagtGCGTGAACTGGCAGATTTGATAAGGAGTTCCTCGAACGTGGTGTTTCACACAGGGGCTGGAATCAGTACTGCCTCAGGGATTCCCGACTTCAG GGGGCCAAATGGTGTCTGGACTATGGAAGAGAAGGGGCTCTCCCCAAAATTTGACACCACCTTTGAGAATGCCAGGCCCTCCAAGACTCACATGgcactgctggggctgcagagagtcGGCATCCTCAAGTTCCTGGTCAGCCAGAACGTGGACGGCCTTCACGTCCGTTCGGGATTCCCACG gGACAAGTTGGCCGAGCTGCACGGGAACATGTTTGTGGAAGAGTGCGTGAAATGTGGCAA GCAGTACGTGCGGGACACGGTCGTGGGCAGCATGGGGCTGAAGCCGACGGGCAGGCTGTGCAGCGTCACCAAAGCCCGAGGGCTGCGGGCCTGCAG AGGGAAGTTAAGAGACACCATTTTGGACTGGGAAGATTCCCTGCCCGACCGCGACCTCACGCTGGCGGATGAAGCCTGCAG GAAAGCTGATCTCTCTGTCACGCTGGGGACCTCTCTGCAGATCAAACCCAGCGGCAACCTCCCGCTGATCACGAAGAAGAGGGGAGGGAAGCTGGTCATAGTCAACCTACAGGCAACCAAGCAC GACAGACAGGCTGACCTGCGCATCCACGCCTACGTTGACGACGTCATGACAAAGCTGATGAAGcacctggggctggaggtgccggaGTGGACGGGGCCGGTGGTGGTAGAGAGTGCCGAGCTCATCAAGCCTGAACAGCTCTTCAAATTTGACCTTGGGGCTCGCCGACCACTCAAAGAAGACCCCATCTCCCAGCACAATGGCACTACTGGGGTGCACTCTGACCTTGGGACCACGCTCACAGAGCACCGTGACAGTCTGAAGCAGGACTGTCCCAGCCTGGACACGGGGCCAACAACGGCAAAGAAGATGAAGGTGGAGTCTCTCCTCACCTGA
- the CREB3L3 gene encoding cyclic AMP-responsive element-binding protein 3-like protein 3 isoform X1: protein MASSVGGLNSLDLLDFLFDREDGILRGMELRMPAGPWQQDARAQDSKDFISSILGSGDSASDSPGWSPAASDSGVSEDPPSDQLDSPLGCCDGGLGEASYPYSDPGQPLLLLGVPGAPRPEVSIDLDMWHPGFFLEESQDPPAAPAPASCTLTVKDLLLSGSSDPQLPVPSSLLRQSQGQCQELVLTEDEKKLLAKEGVSLPTQLPLTKYEERVLKKIRRKIRNKQSAQESRKKKKEYIDGLESRMSACTAQNQELQRKVLHLEKQNSSLLEQLKKLQALVVQSTNKAAQTGTCITVLLLSFALIVFPSVSPFASSKAEPDGDFGPVRVFSRSLHNAAASRVAYMQPQPGDEKPPEPLWPERPGEAPEILHKAFGSHTSPPHPDRASPRNSTQPLTPPVLSHGDGDGDGTMPGDGATPPLTWTKAGHSRPMVLEAAEEL, encoded by the exons ATGGCCTCCAGCGTGGGCGGCCTCAACAGCCTCGACCTGCTGGACTTCCTCTTCGACCGCGAGGACGGGATCCTCCGCGGCATGGAGCTGCGGATGCCCGCGGGCCCCTGGCAGCAGGACGCG CGTGCCCAGGACAGCAAGGACTTCATCAGCTCCATCCTGGGCTCCGGGGACTCAGCATCGGACTCTCCCGGCTGGTCGCCAGCTGCCAGTGACAGCGGGGTCTCCGAGGACCCCCCCTCCGACCAGCTCGACAGCCCCCTGGGGTGCTGCGACGGGGGGCTCGGCGAGGCCTCCTACCCCTACTCCGACCCcggccagcccctgctcctccTGGGGGTGCCTGGGGCCCCGCGCCCCGAGGTCTCCATCGACCTGG ACATGTGGCACCCGGGCTTCTTCCTGGAGGAGAGCCAGGACCCACCTGCGGCCCCCGCGCCAGCATCCTGCACCCTCACCGTCAAGGACCTGCTGCTCTCAGGCAGCTCTGACCCC cagctgccggtgcccagctccctgctgcgGCAGAGCCAGGGGCAGTGCCAGGAGCTGGTGCTGACGGAGGACGAGAAGAAGCTGCTGGCGAAGGAGGGGGTGTCCCTGCCCACGCAGCTGCCCCTCACCAAG TATGAGGAGCGGGTGCTGAAGAAGATCCGGAGGAAGATCCGGAACAAGCAGTCGGCTCAGGAGAGCcgcaagaagaaaaaggagtatATCGACGGGCTGGAGAGCCG GATGTCGGCGTGCACGGCCCAGAaccaggagctgcagaggaaggtcctgcacctggagaagcAGAACTC GTCCCTCCTGGAGCAGCTGAAGAAGCTCCAGGCCCTCGTGGTGCAGTCGACCAACAAGGCAGCGCAGACAGGCACCTGCATCACA GTCCTGCTGCTCTCCTTTGCGCTCATCGTCTTCCCCTCCGTCAGCCCCTTCGCCTCCAGCAAGGCTGAGCCAGACGGCGACTTCGGGCCGGTGCGAG TTTTCTCCAGGTCCCTGCATAACGCGGCGGCCTCACGCGTGGCCTACatgcagccccagcccggggacgAGAAGCCCCCAGAGCCGCTGTGGCCAGAGCGCCCGGGTGAAGCCCCCGAGATCCTGCACAAAGCCTTCGGCAGCCACACGTCCCCCCCGCACCCGGACAGAGCCTCCCCCCGCAACAGCACGCAGCCGCTCACCCCACCAGTACTGAGCCATggtgatggggacggggatggcacCATGCCAGGGGACGGTGCCACACCACCGCTCACCTGGACCAAGGCTGGCCACAGCAGGCCAAtggtgctggaggcagctgaGGAGCTTTAA